A single region of the Candidatus Protochlamydia amoebophila UWE25 genome encodes:
- the asnS gene encoding asparagine--tRNA ligase, whose translation MRTKIKSLRGTTPEVRALIGHDITLKGWVRTVRNQKTFTFIEINDGSTLSNFQIIATPDIAGYDQLINQLSTGVSVSAIGTIVESPGKEQNLEMQATAITIIGKCDPEVYLLQKKRHTFEFLRSIAHLRPRTNTIGAVTRVRNALAFATHQFFQKRGFLYIHTPIITGSDCEGAGKMFQVTTLDQNNPARTPEGRVDYTQDFFGKPTYLTVSGQLNGEIYACALSDVYTFGPTFRAENSNTSRHLAEFWMIEPEMAFADLNDNMDCAEDYLKYILKYVLDNCQEDMEFFNKHVATDLISRLEHVINTSFERASYTYAVRILEKADKKFEYPVKWGLDLQSEHERFLAEEFFGKPVILTDYPKDIKAFYMRTNEDNKTVAAMDVLVPKVGEIIGGSQREERLSVLESKLKEFNLPAEEYWWYLELRKFGSVPHSGFGAGFERLVQFTTGMENIRDVIPFPRHPGKADF comes from the coding sequence ATGCGTACAAAAATTAAAAGCCTTAGAGGTACGACTCCAGAGGTTCGTGCTTTGATCGGACACGATATAACATTAAAAGGATGGGTGAGAACTGTTCGTAATCAAAAGACCTTTACTTTTATTGAAATCAATGATGGTTCTACTCTTTCTAATTTTCAAATTATAGCGACTCCAGATATAGCGGGTTATGATCAACTAATTAATCAACTTTCAACAGGAGTTTCTGTTTCAGCAATAGGTACAATTGTAGAAAGCCCAGGTAAAGAGCAAAATTTAGAAATGCAAGCAACAGCGATTACCATTATTGGAAAATGTGACCCTGAAGTTTATCTCTTGCAAAAAAAACGGCATACTTTTGAATTTTTGCGATCAATTGCGCATCTTAGACCTCGCACTAATACGATTGGAGCTGTTACACGAGTTCGTAATGCATTAGCCTTTGCAACGCATCAGTTTTTTCAAAAACGCGGATTTCTATATATCCATACTCCAATTATTACAGGGTCTGATTGTGAGGGGGCGGGTAAAATGTTTCAAGTGACAACGTTAGATCAAAACAATCCCGCTAGAACACCAGAAGGAAGAGTTGATTATACACAAGATTTTTTTGGCAAGCCTACTTATTTGACAGTTTCTGGGCAGTTAAATGGAGAGATTTATGCTTGTGCGTTATCAGATGTTTATACATTTGGTCCAACATTTCGGGCAGAAAATTCCAATACTTCCCGTCATTTAGCAGAATTTTGGATGATTGAACCCGAAATGGCTTTTGCAGATTTAAACGATAATATGGACTGTGCGGAAGATTATCTTAAGTATATTTTAAAATATGTCTTAGACAATTGCCAAGAAGATATGGAGTTTTTCAACAAGCACGTTGCGACAGATTTAATTTCTAGACTTGAGCATGTCATTAACACTTCATTTGAGAGAGCTTCTTATACTTATGCTGTAAGAATTTTAGAGAAAGCGGATAAAAAATTTGAATATCCAGTTAAGTGGGGATTAGATTTGCAATCTGAGCATGAGCGTTTTTTGGCAGAAGAATTTTTTGGTAAGCCAGTCATTTTGACAGATTATCCAAAAGACATTAAAGCATTTTATATGCGTACCAATGAAGATAATAAGACCGTGGCTGCGATGGATGTTCTCGTCCCAAAAGTGGGAGAAATTATCGGAGGTAGCCAACGGGAAGAAAGGCTTAGTGTATTAGAGTCAAAATTAAAAGAATTCAATTTACCAGCAGAAGAATATTGGTGGTATTTAGAACTTCGTAAATTCGGGAGTGTTCCTCACTCTGGTTTTGGTGCGGGTTTTGAACGTTTAGTTCAATTTACAACTGGAATGGAAAATATACGTGATGTCATTCCTTTCCCAAGGCACCCTGGAAAAGCTGATTTTTAA
- a CDS encoding glutamyl-tRNA reductase, with translation MRIGVIGINHKLADLKLRDALAKACQKRFGANQSVHDQHHFILLSTCNRTEVYFSSHDLTATHSYLLSILRQDVKEDFDHKLYSFFGMDCFSHLTRVTSGLDSAIVAETEIQGQVKNAYNLATTFLCLPKELHFLFQKSMGIAKRIRSELHLGRGLPNLEHAILQTGKYFFRNTQQPKILFVGASEINRKILHFLKSKQYSDMTICNRSEIRSKELAILYGLHLLPWCQLDSWHQYDWIIFGTKSSEYLIKPEKNFIPADNDKLIMDLCVPRNVEPKLGQNAKITLLNIDQINRLLKIRHRGMTQALIEAENRVNLATYEHTNRYRQKEDSKITIFAASA, from the coding sequence ATGCGTATTGGCGTTATTGGCATTAATCACAAACTAGCAGATTTAAAATTAAGAGACGCACTTGCCAAAGCTTGTCAAAAGCGATTTGGAGCTAATCAATCTGTTCATGATCAACACCACTTTATCTTACTTTCTACCTGTAATCGCACCGAAGTTTATTTTAGTTCCCATGATCTTACAGCTACCCATTCCTATTTATTAAGTATTTTACGACAAGATGTAAAAGAAGACTTTGATCATAAACTTTACTCTTTTTTTGGTATGGATTGTTTTAGCCATCTTACACGTGTGACGTCCGGACTTGATAGCGCTATCGTCGCCGAAACAGAAATTCAAGGCCAAGTAAAAAATGCGTACAATCTGGCAACAACCTTTCTTTGTCTGCCAAAAGAACTTCATTTTCTCTTTCAAAAATCAATGGGAATTGCTAAAAGAATACGATCTGAGCTACACTTAGGAAGAGGGTTGCCTAATTTAGAACATGCAATCCTTCAAACTGGAAAATATTTTTTTAGGAATACTCAACAACCAAAAATTCTTTTTGTAGGTGCCTCAGAAATCAACCGAAAAATTCTACATTTTTTGAAATCCAAACAATATTCAGATATGACGATTTGCAATCGTTCAGAAATTCGCTCCAAAGAATTAGCTATTCTATATGGATTGCATCTTCTTCCGTGGTGCCAACTCGATTCATGGCATCAGTATGATTGGATTATATTTGGAACAAAGTCTTCCGAATATTTAATTAAACCTGAAAAGAACTTTATCCCAGCTGATAATGATAAACTGATTATGGATTTATGCGTTCCACGCAATGTAGAGCCAAAACTTGGCCAAAATGCCAAAATAACTTTATTAAATATTGATCAAATTAATCGCCTTCTTAAGATTCGTCATCGTGGCATGACACAAGCTCTCATTGAAGCTGAAAATCGCGTTAACTTGGCGACTTATGAACATACTAACCGATACAGGCAAAAAGAAGATTCTAAAATCACAATTTTTGCAGCATCTGCCTAA
- the pseB gene encoding UDP-N-acetylglucosamine 4,6-dehydratase (inverting) produces MHSVFTDQTILITGGSGSFGRALTKKILKENSCRKVIIFSRDEWKQWEMRRSDPLFDHPKIRYFLGDVRDSQRLARAFRDVTMIVHAAALKQVPAAEYNPSEFIKTNVIGAMNVIDAAINCGIQKVIALSTDKAVNPINLYGATKLCSDKLFLAGNSYVGAQGYPIFSVVRYGNVAASRGSILPFWQKLIEQGAKSLPITDERMTRFWITLEQSVDFVTNCFYKMRGGEIFVPKIPSVKIVDLAEALAPGLTKEICGIRPGEKLHELMVSSDDVRHTVEFERYYLIAPEPISETDERIPSNHKSCPIRGKPVHPDFIYASHTNSEWLTVEQIQQFIKSSPLI; encoded by the coding sequence ATGCATTCAGTATTTACAGATCAAACAATTTTAATCACGGGTGGATCAGGTAGTTTTGGTCGAGCTTTAACTAAGAAAATTTTAAAAGAAAACAGTTGCCGCAAAGTCATTATCTTTAGTCGAGATGAATGGAAACAGTGGGAGATGCGACGAAGTGATCCTCTTTTTGACCATCCTAAAATTCGCTATTTTTTAGGAGATGTTCGTGATTCTCAAAGGCTTGCACGTGCTTTTAGAGATGTTACAATGATTGTCCATGCAGCGGCACTAAAACAGGTTCCTGCTGCTGAATATAATCCTTCAGAATTTATTAAAACTAATGTCATAGGAGCCATGAATGTCATTGACGCAGCGATCAATTGTGGCATTCAAAAAGTAATTGCTCTTTCCACAGATAAAGCTGTTAATCCAATCAATTTATACGGAGCAACTAAACTCTGTTCAGATAAACTATTTCTAGCTGGTAATTCTTATGTTGGTGCACAAGGTTATCCCATTTTTTCAGTGGTTCGGTATGGTAATGTCGCCGCCAGTCGAGGTAGTATTCTTCCTTTTTGGCAAAAGTTAATCGAACAAGGAGCCAAATCCTTACCTATAACAGATGAGCGAATGACTCGTTTCTGGATCACCTTGGAACAATCAGTCGACTTTGTCACTAACTGCTTTTATAAAATGAGAGGAGGGGAAATTTTCGTTCCTAAAATTCCAAGCGTTAAAATTGTCGATCTAGCTGAAGCTTTAGCTCCTGGCTTAACCAAAGAAATTTGCGGTATTCGGCCAGGAGAAAAGCTCCATGAATTGATGGTCAGTTCTGATGATGTACGCCATACAGTAGAATTTGAACGTTATTACTTAATCGCACCGGAACCCATTTCTGAAACAGATGAACGCATTCCTTCTAATCACAAAAGTTGCCCCATCAGGGGAAAACCAGTTCACCCTGATTTCATTTATGCATCACATACAAATTCTGAATGGCTAACAGTTGAACAAATCCAGCAATTCATTAAAAGCTCTCCACTTATATAA
- a CDS encoding DNA topoisomerase IV subunit B: MAKNYDESTVKTLDALAHIRLRSGMYIGRLGDGTNPDDGIYIMLKEVVDNSVDEFIMKHGKKIIIELDEDLSRVSVRDFGRGIPLGKVVECVSQINTGAKYNDDVFQFSVGLNGVGTKAVNALSSHFVVKSYRDGEFVEAHFSQGLLKQEKKGKTKEENGTYVEFIPDPEIFKKYRFQKEYILKRIWHYAYLNTGLILQFNGEEIQSKYGLLDLLNAEVTEDRLYEPIHYRGKFLELAFLHTHSYGESYFSFVNGQYTSDGGTHLSAFREGILKGVNEFTKKNFQGVDVREGIVGTILVKVKDPIFESQTKNKLGNNELRAPIVQEVKEAVVNLLHKHPDVANRLVERIVFNEKLRKELASVKKEAKEKQKKISFKIPKLRDSKYHYQDRSVHSENTMIFLTEGDSASASVVASRDPLIQAVYSLRGKPLNVFGMKLDQLYKNEEMFNLMNALNIEDEIEKLRYNKVILATDADVDGMHIRNLMITFFLTYFEGLVLNGHLYILETPLFKVRNKVQTIYCYNEEEKNKAVVKLKKQVEVTRFKGLGEISPSEFKQFIGKDIRLIPVTIHSFSDIKSTLQFYMGKNTPERKQFIMQNLINEDEIAPV, translated from the coding sequence ATGGCAAAAAACTATGATGAAAGTACAGTCAAAACGTTAGATGCGCTAGCTCACATCCGCTTGCGCTCTGGCATGTATATTGGTCGGTTAGGTGATGGAACTAACCCCGACGACGGAATTTATATTATGCTTAAAGAAGTCGTTGATAATAGCGTCGACGAATTTATTATGAAGCACGGAAAAAAAATCATTATTGAGTTAGATGAAGATCTCAGTCGCGTCTCTGTTCGAGACTTTGGAAGAGGAATTCCACTTGGCAAAGTAGTAGAATGTGTCAGCCAGATTAATACGGGTGCTAAATATAATGACGATGTTTTTCAGTTTTCTGTAGGGCTTAATGGAGTGGGAACTAAAGCCGTTAATGCCCTTTCTAGTCATTTTGTTGTTAAAAGTTATCGAGATGGAGAATTTGTTGAAGCACATTTTTCTCAAGGATTGTTGAAACAAGAGAAGAAAGGAAAGACAAAGGAAGAAAATGGCACCTATGTGGAATTTATTCCTGATCCAGAAATTTTCAAAAAATATCGTTTTCAAAAAGAATATATTTTAAAACGTATTTGGCATTATGCCTATTTGAATACGGGTCTAATTCTTCAATTTAATGGGGAAGAGATTCAATCTAAATATGGATTGCTAGACCTTTTAAATGCGGAAGTCACAGAAGATAGGTTATATGAGCCTATTCATTATCGTGGTAAATTTTTAGAATTGGCTTTTTTACACACCCACAGTTATGGAGAAAGTTATTTTTCATTTGTCAATGGACAATATACGTCTGATGGAGGAACTCATCTTTCAGCTTTTCGAGAAGGCATTTTAAAGGGAGTAAATGAGTTTACTAAGAAAAATTTCCAAGGAGTAGATGTACGAGAAGGAATTGTGGGAACCATACTTGTAAAAGTGAAAGATCCAATCTTTGAATCGCAGACTAAAAATAAGCTAGGTAATAACGAATTACGCGCTCCTATTGTCCAAGAAGTTAAAGAAGCCGTTGTAAATTTATTGCATAAACACCCCGATGTTGCGAATCGCTTAGTTGAACGAATTGTTTTTAATGAGAAGCTCCGCAAAGAACTGGCTTCCGTTAAAAAAGAAGCAAAGGAAAAGCAAAAGAAAATTTCGTTCAAAATTCCCAAATTGAGAGATTCAAAGTATCATTATCAAGATCGATCGGTACATAGTGAAAACACAATGATTTTTCTAACAGAAGGGGATTCGGCTAGTGCTTCGGTTGTGGCTTCTCGAGATCCATTAATACAGGCAGTTTATTCTTTAAGAGGTAAACCTTTAAATGTATTTGGCATGAAGCTCGATCAACTCTATAAAAATGAAGAAATGTTCAATTTAATGAATGCTCTGAATATTGAAGATGAGATTGAAAAACTTCGTTATAATAAAGTCATTTTGGCAACAGATGCAGATGTCGACGGAATGCATATTCGTAACCTAATGATAACTTTCTTTTTAACCTATTTTGAAGGACTTGTTTTAAACGGGCACTTATATATTTTAGAAACTCCTTTATTTAAAGTACGTAATAAAGTGCAAACAATTTATTGCTATAATGAAGAAGAAAAAAATAAAGCGGTTGTTAAATTAAAAAAACAAGTAGAAGTTACTCGTTTTAAAGGTCTCGGAGAAATTTCCCCCTCAGAATTTAAGCAATTTATAGGAAAGGATATTCGCTTAATCCCTGTTACAATTCATTCTTTTTCTGATATTAAATCTACTTTGCAGTTTTATATGGGGAAAAATACCCCAGAGCGGAAACAATTTATCATGCAAAACCTTATTAACGAAGATGAAATAGCTCCTGTATAG